The Bos indicus isolate NIAB-ARS_2022 breed Sahiwal x Tharparkar chromosome X, NIAB-ARS_B.indTharparkar_mat_pri_1.0, whole genome shotgun sequence genome has a window encoding:
- the LOC139181386 gene encoding P antigen family member 3-like, which produces MSGQVASTLGPTKQDCSQVDEPVVDQQPSVEQPQQAEPPAEIQDITPRKEEVHGEDPVNCDEEEEKDPFEDSGLEAALQQLALAKTGGEGGDGPDVREEFASNTEPVEMPEAGEGQPFA; this is translated from the exons atgagTGGGCAAGTGGCATCAACATTGGGACCTACAAAGCAAGATTGCTCCCAGGTGGATGAACCTGTGGTT GACCAGCAGCCCAGTGTTGAGCAACCTCAACAAGCGGAACCACCAGCTGAGATTCAGGATATCACacctagaaaggaagaagtacatggagAGGATCCAGTGAATTGtgatgaagaagaggagaaggatccCTTTGAAG attctggccTGGAAGCTGCTCTCCAGCAATTGGCTCTGGCAAAGACTGGGGGTGAAGGTGGAGATGGTCCTGATGTCAGGGAGGAGTTTGCATCAAATACAGAGCCTGTTGAAATGCCAGAAGCAG GTGAAGGGCAACCATTTGCTTGA